The Phacochoerus africanus isolate WHEZ1 chromosome X, ROS_Pafr_v1, whole genome shotgun sequence genome has a segment encoding these proteins:
- the CXCR3 gene encoding C-X-C chemokine receptor type 3 has translation MVPEMSQRQEFQASEFAFFLENSSYDYENESDSCCASPPCPQDFSLSFDRAFLPALYSLLFVLGLLGNGAVVAVLLSQRVVLSSTDTFLLHLAVADVLLVLTLPLWAVDAAIQWVFGSGLCKVAGALFNINFYAGALLLACISFDRYLSIVHATQLYRRGPQARVTLTCVAVWGLCLLFALPDFIFLSAHPDERLNATHCQYSFPQVGRTALRILQLVAGFLLPLLVMAYCYARILAVLLVSRGQRRLRAMRLVVVVVVAFALCWTPYHLVVLVDTLMYLGALARNCSQESRVDVAKSVTSGLGYMHCCLNPLLYAFVGVKFRERMWMLLMRLGCHQRQPPVSRRDSSWSETTEGSYSGL, from the exons ATGGTCCCTGAG aTGAGCCAACGCCAAGAGTTCCAAGCCTCTGAGTTTGCCTTTTTCCTGGAAAACTCTTCCTATGACTATGAGAATGAGAGCGACTCCTGCTGTGCCTCCCCACCCTGTCCGCAGGACTTCAGCCTCAGCTTCGACCGGGCCTTCCTGCCGGCCCTCTACAGCCTCCTATTCGTGCTGGGGCTGTTGGGCAACGGTGCCGTGGTGGCCGTGCTGCTTAGCCAGCGGGTGGTCCTGAGCAGCACCGATACCTTCCTGCTGCACTTGGCCGTGGCCGACGTGCTGCTGGTGCTGACGCTCCCGCTCTGGGCGGTGGATGCGGCCATCCAGTGGGTGTTCGGCTCCGGCCTCTGCAAAGTGGCGGGTGCCCTCTTCAATATCAACTTCTATGCGGGGGCCCTCCTGCTGGCCTGTATCAGCTTTGATCGGTACCTGAGCATCGTGCACGCCACCCAGCTCTACCGCCGGGGCCCCCAGGCCCGTGTGACCCTCACGTGCGTGGCGGTCTGGGGGCTCTGTCTGCTCTTTGCGCTCCCAGACTTCATCTTCCTATCGGCCCACCCTGATGAGCGCCTCAACGCCACCCACTGCCAGTACAGCTTCCCCCAGGTGGGCCGCACAGCCCTGCGCATCCTGCAGCTGGTCGCAGGATTCCTGCTGCCCCTGCTGGTCATGGCCTATTGCTACGCCCGCATCCTGGCTGTGCTGCTGGTCTCCAGGGGCCAGAGGCGGCTCAGAGCCATGCggctggtggtggtggtcgtCGTGGCCTTCGCCCTCTGCTGGACCCCCTACCACCTGGTGGTGCTGGTGGACACCCTCATGTACTTGGGGGCCTTGGCCCGCAACTGTAGCCAAGAAAGCAGGGTGGACGTAGCCAAGTCGGTCACATCGGGCCTGGGCTACATGCACTGCTGCCTCAACCCACTGCTCTACGCCTTCGTGGGTGTCAAGTTCCGAGAGCGGATGTGGATGCTGCTCATGCGCTTGGGCTGCCACCAACGGCAGCCACCAGTTTCCCGCCGGGATTCCTCCTGGTCGGAGACCACAGAGGGCTCCTACTCAGGCTTGTGA